One genomic window of Polaromonas sp. SP1 includes the following:
- a CDS encoding ATP-binding protein, with translation MDTPAAPLPLPAQAVPAWAPAPLPAGEAEAPVQRVIKVRRDYNSWVASETMEDYALRFTPQRFRKWSEWRVANTAFGAASFLILEAVGATLLVKYGFTNAFWAIVATGLIIFMAGLPISIYAARYGVDMDLLTRGAGFGYIGSTLTSLIYASFTFIFFALEAAVMAYALELALGIPPSWGYLICALVVIPMVTYGVSVISRLQIWTQPLWLVMLVVPFIYVLVRDPGAFVGITHYKGEKGTTSGFDLHLFGAALTVGIALITQMGEQADYLRFMPARTAATTRRWWASVLAGGPGWVLLGVVKMLGGAFLAYLAIQHMVPLDRAVDPNQMYLAAYEYVFPHYGWAVAATALFVVISQLKINVTNAYAGSLAWSNFFSRLTHSHPGRVVWVVFNTLIAFMLMEMDVFQALGDVLGLYSNIAIAWMMAVVADLVINKPLGLSPKGIEFKRAHLYDINPVGVGAMALASVLSVAAHLGLFGPLAQAFSALIALGTAFVTSPLIAWATRGRYYIAREADIEGSYKPYALKRCVICERDYEGPDMAHCPAYQGAICSLCCTLDARCGDLCKPQASLSAQWSATLRWLLPHRAWPYLDTGLGHFLLLMLVIVPLLASVFGLLYRQELSALLMAATDADLLEAPAAALRSGFLKAYMALLVIAGLVAWWLVLAHKSRQVAQEESNRQTHLLMREIESHRQTDEALQQAKLVAEQARHHADQANQAKSRYISAISHELRTPLNSILGYAQLMGEDNAIPPHRKQAVSVIKRGGEHLLSLIEGTLDIARIEAGKLTLNVKPMHFADCVHEMAGMFELQAAAKGLGFRFEASGNLPELVRADEKRVRQILINLLGNAIKFTAQGQVTFRLRHAREMAYIDIEDTGPGMRKEELAQIFEPFARGGAAGQSAEGTPGAGLGLTIAKMLTDLMGGEMTVDSTPGEGSAFRIRLFLPEVHVAAGGAKGAIDKPARRQPRGYEGERRRLLVVDNEEPDRELLVQLLEPMGFELRTAASGHDCLDLLAAGYQPDVIFMDLAMPGIDGWETLRRIRGSGHTGIHLAIVSANAFDKGMENDAGILPEDFILKPVRHTELIDWLERRLALKWVYQVAEEEVTASGPSPAPPRALPDATQLAALLEVVNLGFYRGIMNTLAEIERQQPATAAFVNEMRVLARQFQFEAMGRQLANQETGHEQRA, from the coding sequence ATGGACACTCCGGCCGCTCCGCTGCCCCTGCCTGCGCAGGCCGTGCCCGCATGGGCGCCCGCGCCGCTGCCCGCGGGTGAGGCCGAGGCCCCGGTGCAGCGCGTCATCAAGGTCCGGCGCGACTACAACAGCTGGGTCGCCAGCGAAACCATGGAGGACTACGCCTTGCGGTTCACGCCGCAGCGCTTTCGCAAATGGTCGGAGTGGCGCGTGGCCAATACGGCATTCGGCGCGGCCTCCTTCCTGATCCTCGAGGCGGTCGGCGCCACCTTGCTGGTGAAGTACGGCTTCACCAATGCCTTCTGGGCCATTGTGGCCACAGGGCTGATCATCTTCATGGCCGGCCTGCCGATCAGCATTTACGCCGCCCGCTATGGCGTCGACATGGACCTGCTGACGCGCGGCGCCGGCTTTGGCTACATCGGCTCGACGCTCACCTCGCTGATCTACGCGTCCTTCACCTTCATCTTTTTTGCGCTGGAGGCGGCCGTCATGGCCTATGCGCTGGAGCTGGCGCTGGGCATTCCGCCCAGCTGGGGCTACCTGATATGTGCGCTGGTCGTGATCCCGATGGTGACTTATGGGGTGTCCGTCATCAGCCGCCTGCAGATATGGACCCAGCCGCTGTGGCTGGTCATGCTGGTCGTCCCGTTTATCTATGTTTTGGTGCGTGACCCCGGGGCTTTTGTGGGAATCACGCACTACAAAGGTGAAAAAGGCACGACTTCAGGATTTGATCTGCACTTGTTTGGTGCTGCACTGACGGTCGGCATCGCGCTGATCACCCAAATGGGCGAGCAGGCCGACTACCTGCGCTTCATGCCCGCGCGCACCGCCGCCACCACCCGCCGCTGGTGGGCCAGCGTGCTGGCCGGCGGCCCCGGCTGGGTGCTGCTCGGTGTGGTCAAGATGCTGGGCGGCGCCTTCCTGGCCTACCTGGCGATCCAGCACATGGTGCCGCTGGACCGCGCGGTGGACCCGAACCAGATGTACCTGGCGGCCTATGAGTATGTGTTTCCGCATTACGGCTGGGCCGTGGCCGCGACGGCGCTGTTCGTGGTGATCTCGCAGCTCAAGATCAATGTCACCAACGCCTACGCCGGCTCGCTGGCCTGGTCCAACTTTTTTTCGCGCCTGACGCACAGCCACCCGGGGCGCGTCGTCTGGGTGGTGTTCAACACCCTGATCGCCTTCATGCTGATGGAGATGGACGTGTTCCAGGCGCTGGGCGACGTGCTGGGCCTGTACTCCAACATTGCCATTGCCTGGATGATGGCGGTGGTGGCTGATCTCGTCATCAACAAGCCGCTGGGCCTGTCGCCCAAGGGCATCGAGTTCAAGCGCGCCCATCTCTACGACATCAACCCGGTCGGTGTGGGCGCGATGGCGCTGGCCTCGGTGTTGTCGGTGGCCGCACATCTGGGACTGTTCGGTCCGCTCGCCCAGGCTTTCTCGGCGCTGATCGCGCTGGGCACGGCCTTTGTCACCTCACCGCTGATTGCGTGGGCCACCAGGGGGCGTTACTACATTGCCCGCGAGGCGGATATTGAAGGCAGCTACAAACCCTATGCGCTCAAGCGCTGCGTGATCTGCGAGCGCGACTACGAAGGCCCGGACATGGCGCATTGCCCGGCCTACCAGGGCGCGATCTGTTCCTTGTGCTGCACGCTGGACGCGCGCTGTGGTGATTTGTGCAAGCCGCAAGCAAGCCTGTCGGCCCAGTGGTCGGCCACCCTGCGCTGGCTGCTGCCGCACCGCGCCTGGCCCTACCTGGACACCGGCCTGGGGCACTTTCTTTTGTTGATGCTGGTCATTGTTCCCTTGCTGGCCAGCGTGTTTGGCCTGCTCTACCGGCAGGAGTTGTCTGCGTTGTTGATGGCCGCCACCGACGCCGACCTGCTGGAAGCGCCGGCCGCCGCCTTGCGCTCTGGCTTTTTGAAAGCTTATATGGCCTTGCTGGTCATCGCCGGGCTGGTAGCCTGGTGGCTCGTGCTGGCGCACAAGAGCCGGCAAGTGGCGCAAGAGGAATCCAACCGCCAAACACATCTGCTGATGCGCGAAATCGAATCGCACCGTCAGACCGACGAAGCGCTGCAGCAAGCGAAGCTGGTGGCCGAGCAGGCCCGCCACCATGCCGACCAGGCCAACCAGGCCAAGAGCCGCTACATCAGCGCGATCAGCCACGAGCTGCGCACGCCGCTCAACAGCATCCTGGGTTATGCGCAGCTCATGGGCGAAGACAACGCCATACCGCCGCACCGCAAGCAGGCCGTCAGCGTCATCAAGCGCGGCGGTGAACACCTGCTGTCGCTCATCGAAGGCACGCTGGATATCGCCCGCATCGAAGCCGGCAAGCTCACGCTCAACGTCAAGCCCATGCACTTTGCCGACTGCGTGCACGAGATGGCGGGCATGTTTGAGCTGCAGGCGGCCGCAAAAGGCCTGGGCTTTCGTTTTGAAGCCAGCGGCAATTTGCCGGAGCTGGTGCGCGCCGATGAAAAGCGCGTGCGCCAGATCCTGATCAACCTGCTCGGCAATGCCATCAAGTTCACGGCGCAGGGCCAGGTGACCTTCAGGCTTCGCCATGCGCGCGAAATGGCCTACATCGACATCGAGGACACCGGGCCCGGCATGCGCAAGGAAGAACTGGCACAAATCTTTGAGCCCTTCGCGCGGGGCGGGGCGGCCGGCCAAAGCGCGGAAGGCACACCGGGCGCGGGGCTGGGCCTGACGATCGCCAAGATGCTGACCGACCTGATGGGCGGCGAGATGACGGTTGACAGCACGCCGGGAGAAGGCTCCGCGTTTCGCATCCGGCTGTTTTTGCCGGAGGTGCATGTGGCGGCGGGCGGTGCGAAAGGCGCCATCGACAAACCGGCAAGGCGCCAGCCGCGAGGGTATGAGGGCGAGCGCCGCAGGCTGCTGGTGGTTGACAACGAGGAGCCTGACCGCGAGCTATTGGTGCAACTGTTGGAGCCCATGGGCTTTGAGCTTCGCACCGCCGCCAGCGGCCACGACTGCCTGGATTTGCTGGCCGCCGGTTACCAGCCCGATGTGATCTTCATGGACCTGGCCATGCCCGGCATTGACGGCTGGGAAACCCTGCGCCGCATCCGTGGATCGGGGCACACCGGCATTCACCTGGCCATTGTTTCTGCCAACGCATTTGACAAGGGCATGGAAAACGATGCCGGCATCCTCCCCGAGGACTTCATCCTCAAGCCGGTGCGGCACACCGAACTGATCGACTGGCTGGAGCGGCGCCTGGCCCTCAAGTGGGTGTACCAGGTGGCGGAGGAAGAAGTCACAGCCTCCGGGCCGTCGCCTGCGCCGCCGCGTGCACTGCCGGATGCGACCCAGCTCGCCGCCTTGCTCGAAGTCGTCAACCTCGGTTTTTACCGCGGCATCATGAACACCCTTGCAGAGATCGAACGGCAGCAGCCGGCGACTGCGGCTTTTGTCAACGAGATGCGTGTGCTGGCGAGGCAGTTCCAGTTCGAAGCCATGGGGCGCCAGCTTGCCAACCAGGAGACCGGCCATGAGCAGCGTGCTTGA
- a CDS encoding urease subunit gamma, which translates to MELTPREKDKLLIFTAALLAERRQARGLKLNYPEAVALISAAVMEGARDGKSVAQLMSEGRTVLTRADVMDGIPELIPDIQVEATFPDGTKLVTVHQPIV; encoded by the coding sequence ATGGAATTGACCCCGAGAGAAAAAGACAAGCTGCTGATCTTCACCGCTGCGCTGCTGGCCGAACGGCGCCAGGCCCGGGGGCTGAAACTGAACTACCCCGAGGCTGTCGCGCTGATCAGCGCCGCCGTCATGGAAGGTGCGCGCGACGGCAAATCCGTCGCCCAGCTCATGAGCGAGGGCCGCACCGTGCTGACCCGCGCCGACGTGATGGACGGCATCCCCGAACTGATTCCCGACATCCAGGTTGAAGCGACCTTTCCCGACGGCACCAAGCTGGTCACCGTGCACCAGCCGATTGTTTAA